The Schistocerca nitens isolate TAMUIC-IGC-003100 chromosome 12, iqSchNite1.1, whole genome shotgun sequence genome has a window encoding:
- the LOC126215195 gene encoding uncharacterized protein LOC126215195, whose amino-acid sequence MIVPGNTIKLVDVGTSIAVLPEAESQSPVVKAMRNIKKKNAGAFIRLQPTTSQTDKTNTQKESGNATSGRGVVYLSHIPDGFYEDEMRQYFSQFGRVTRVKLARSRKTGRSRGYAFIEFQYAEVAKVVAETMNNYLLYNRLLKASYMDKQYPAAFWNQQSCGPQNCPLARNRRMEIKRKNEILNPAKELVQQGRRRRQLAKTLNRLRDAGVDYTLEVKDQVELSTGGKKIGGAKNTKQEKQASEESVKVEEDSRNSQPVLLVDESDDEIEFNVPSFVIRKTLKRRSSSPALEQSPKVKRGKHVKSEPLTSPTQEALSSPEKQNGEASSRSNHKTRKSGRVSVIPKHISSGFHVTITPGKSKQNKLASKENRESQSPVQSDESPKQLGTPKLPKSVGSSTNKKIRNSRLSTENKIDGSPENTEIPKVHRRSTEMPEILDGVTPTPVADSAVRKVSPKAVKTPKQMKNNPHTIEKRKTPKLMDVRGSVASGLEKTVLLKSNGKKISPKATPNVHCPVQKLNSGDRSPLKTPIGRKSLPLSKPNLEDKKRTGLKTPLKTPIGRKSQNWTASSGPNRSPNLMQKLGSEDKKRTGLKTPLKTPIGRKNQNWTATSGPKRSPKLMQQLGSEDKKHTGLKTPSKTPIGRKSQNWTAASSPKRSPLSHSTALKKHDSASPKASKHARKSLKLNK is encoded by the exons ATGATTGTCCCTGGAAATACTATAAAGTTAGTAGACGTTGGTACCTCGATTGCAGTTTTGCCCGAAGCCGAATCACAGTCACCAGTTGTGAAAGCTATGAGGAATATAAAGAAGAAAAATGCCGGGGCTTTTATACGACTGCAG CCGACTACATCACAGACCGACAAAACAAACACACAGAAAGAATCTGGAAATGCAACTTCTGGGAGGGGTGTTGTGTACCTCAGCCACATACCAGATGGCTTTTATGAAGATGAAATGCGCCAATATTTTAGTCAGTTTGGACGTGTTACCAGAGTAAAGTTAGCACGTAGTAGAAAG ACTGGCAGGAGTAGAGGATATGCATTCATCGAATTTCAGTACGCTGAAGTAGCCAAGGTTGTCGCTGAGACCATGAACAATTACTTGTTATACAACAGACTTCTCAAAG CAAGTTACATGGACAAGCAGTATCCTGCAGCATTTTGGAACCAACAATCTTGTGGGCCTCAAAATTGTCCACTCGCAAGAAACCGACGAatggaaataaaacgaaaaaaTGAGATTCTGAATCCTGCGAAGGAACTGGTACAGCAGGGGAGGAGGCGCAGGCAGCTGGCAAAGACTCTGAATCGCCTGAGGGATGCCGGAGTGGATTATACTCTCGAG GTAAAAGATCAAGTAGAGCTGTCTACAGGAGGAAAAAAAATTGGTGGTGCAAAAAATACAAAGCAAGAGAAACAGGCATCCGAAGAAAGTGTGAAGGTGGAAGAGGACTCTAGGAACAGCCAGCCAGTGCTGCTAGTGGATGAGAGTGATGACGAAATTGAATTCAACGTGCCATCTTTTGTTATCAGGAAAACCTTGAAGAGGCGGAGCAGTAGTCCGGCATTGGAGCAGTCTCCCAAAGTAAAGCGGGGCAAGCATGTTAAGAGTGAGCCACTGACGTCACCAACTCAGGAAGCTCTCAGTTCTCCAGAAAAACAGAATGGAGAGGCAAGTTCCAGATCTAACCACAAAACTAGAAAGAGTGGTAGAGTCAGTGTTATTCCGAAGCACATCAGCTCTGGGTTTCACGTAACTATTACTCCGGGGAAGTCCAAGCAGAATAAATTGGCCAGCAAGGAGAACCGAGAGAGCCAGTCACCTGTGCAATCTGATGAATCACCCAAACAGTTGGGCACACcgaaattgcccaagtcggtcggatcTTCCACAAATAAAAAGATTAGAAACAGTAGACTCTCCACCGAGAATAAGATCGATGGATCCCCAGAAAATACTGAAATACCAAAGGTACACAGACGGAGCACAGAGATGCCAGAAATTTTGGACGGTGTTACGCCCACTCCCGTTGCAGATAGTGCTGTTAGAAAAGTGTCCCCTAAAGCAGTCAAAACCCCAAAGCAGATGAAAAATAATCCACACACTATCGAGAAAAGAAAAACACCTAAGTTGATGGACGTTCGGGGCAGTGTTGCATCAGGGCTTGAGAAAACTGTTTTACTCAAAAGTAATGGGAAGAAAATTTCTCCAAAAGCAACACCAAATGTGCACTGCCCAGTACAAAAACTTAACTCTGGTGACAGGAGTCCCTTAAAAACACCAATTGGGCGGAAGTCTTTACCATTGTCAAAACCTAATTTGGAAGACAAGAAACGTACAGGACTGAAGACTCCACTGAAAACTCCAATAGGCAGGAAGAGCCAAAACTGGACTGCCTCAAGCGGCCCAAACCGTTCACCAAATTTAATGCAGAAACTTGGTTCAGAGGACAAGAAACGTACAGGACTGAAGACTCCACTGAAAACTCCAATAGGCAGGAAGAACCAAAACTGGACTGCCACAAGTGGCCCAAAACGTTCACCAAAATTAATGCAGCAACTTGGTTCGGAAGACAAGAAACACACAGGACTAAAGACACCTTCGAAAACTCCAATAGGCAGGAAGAGCCAAAACTGGACTGCTGCAAGCAGCCCGAAGCGTTCACCACTGTCCCATAGCACCGCCTTGAAGAAGCACGACAGTGCTAGTCCAAAAGCTTCGAAACATGCAAGAAAGAGCTTGAAGTTAAATAAGTAG